One Vibrio tapetis subsp. tapetis DNA segment encodes these proteins:
- the ptsG gene encoding glucose-specific PTS transporter subunit IIBC, translating to MLGNAFGQLQKIGRSLMLPVAVLPVAGLMLGIGNAGFAFIPDALSKIMLAAGDGVFGNMQLMFAVGVALGLSKGNDGAAALAGVVGLIIMNAALGVVTGLRGMETDATIMGVNTLQTGVFGGIIIGAVAATMYNRFYNIRLPEYLGFFAGKRFVPIITGITAIAVGTLLAFAWPPVGQLLDTFSHWAAYQNPVLAWSIYGAGERSLLPVGLHHIWNAPFFFEVGSYIDPETGKEITGELSRFFAGDKTAGYLSGGFMYSMWALPAAALAIYHCAAPERKKVVGGLMMTAALTSWLTGITEPIEFTFLFVAPILYVIHVFLTGLAFAITAFLDIKHSTDFAHGAIQFFLYYPMSSNAWMFFIIGPMWAALYYGLFRLLITKLDLKTPGRETDPVKVELSAKLDEVAVDIVAALGSKANIKSVDACITRLRVTVKDINNVDVAKLKALGAHDVLVIGDSLQAIFGTQSDNIKTEINGVLAMG from the coding sequence ATGTTAGGGAACGCATTTGGACAACTACAAAAAATAGGGCGCTCATTAATGCTGCCTGTTGCCGTTTTGCCGGTAGCGGGTTTAATGCTAGGGATAGGTAATGCTGGATTTGCTTTTATTCCCGATGCGTTAAGTAAAATTATGCTGGCCGCTGGTGACGGCGTGTTTGGTAATATGCAGTTAATGTTTGCGGTGGGTGTTGCCCTTGGGCTATCAAAGGGAAATGATGGCGCGGCTGCGTTGGCAGGTGTCGTTGGCTTGATAATCATGAATGCTGCGCTAGGGGTAGTAACAGGATTAAGAGGCATGGAAACCGACGCCACCATCATGGGGGTAAACACGCTCCAAACTGGCGTATTTGGCGGCATTATCATTGGCGCTGTTGCAGCAACCATGTATAACCGATTCTACAATATACGCTTGCCTGAATACCTCGGATTCTTTGCGGGTAAACGATTCGTACCAATCATTACCGGTATTACTGCCATCGCCGTTGGTACATTGTTGGCATTCGCTTGGCCGCCAGTAGGACAACTTTTAGACACCTTCTCTCATTGGGCCGCATACCAAAACCCCGTACTGGCTTGGTCTATTTATGGTGCAGGTGAACGTTCATTACTACCGGTTGGCTTGCATCACATTTGGAATGCGCCTTTCTTCTTTGAAGTCGGTAGCTACATTGATCCAGAGACAGGCAAAGAAATCACAGGTGAGCTTTCACGCTTCTTTGCAGGCGACAAAACAGCAGGTTATTTGTCGGGTGGCTTCATGTACTCAATGTGGGCACTACCAGCCGCAGCGCTTGCAATCTATCACTGCGCTGCACCAGAGCGTAAAAAAGTGGTCGGTGGTTTGATGATGACGGCAGCGTTAACATCATGGTTAACAGGCATCACAGAACCTATTGAGTTTACTTTCTTGTTTGTTGCGCCGATTTTGTATGTGATTCATGTGTTCCTAACCGGTCTTGCTTTTGCTATTACCGCTTTCCTAGACATTAAACACAGTACCGATTTTGCTCACGGCGCGATCCAGTTCTTCTTGTACTACCCAATGTCGAGCAATGCGTGGATGTTCTTCATTATTGGTCCTATGTGGGCGGCGCTGTACTACGGGCTTTTCCGCTTGCTTATTACCAAGTTGGACTTGAAAACACCGGGCCGAGAAACAGACCCAGTTAAAGTAGAACTGAGTGCAAAACTGGATGAAGTCGCGGTCGATATTGTGGCGGCACTGGGCAGCAAAGCAAATATTAAGTCAGTCGATGCGTGTATTACTCGCTTACGTGTCACGGTTAAAGACATCAACAATGTCGATGTGGCGAAATTGAAAGCGCTAGGCGCCCATGACGTGCTCGTTATCGGAGACAGCTTACAAGCCATTTTTGGTACGCAATCTGACAACATTAAAACGGAAATCAATGGCGTTTTAGCGATGGGCTAA
- a CDS encoding MASE1 domain-containing protein produces the protein MNDPQSEPSRIQSTITTAFADVFAMVLFAISYFCLWNVSNYLVNDVALAWLFLPSGLKLAVYALSHRRLWWRFTLVELVGVVAIGYGLNDFSQGALLALFALFVHAAAIPFRAIWQTLDVYWKKLLALCCFAFGYALICGLTLVMMIKPMGLSIDYAVEGAVTVFTGGILLTPFFYLLYDYLHRQIWQPLSPTLVHQEVALRTSGLIWCLVFFSVGLTAELTLLDEMKPLALILFLLPNIFMAYQYGWQGGVLASVMNSILLATAKQVAGSFDTDLELQTFIATQAIIGLGLGIAISRQHLLSHRLQQVNSDLAKELDNKRLLARQLVQVEEDIRKSVARELHDEIGQNITAIQIQAMLAKRIAPNEQCEVIASTTNDLAMRIHTSTRQLLTQLRPQALDEMGLENAIRQLVGEMKFKERHVDFQLNFGVNPERLDDITAVTLYRVVQELLNNVCKHSQATHVLLTLIPGERFSLEIRDNGIGIPSNWRSLGQGLSGIEERVSALGGQLAISSNSGGGNKINVNLPTKHITSS, from the coding sequence ATGAACGACCCCCAATCCGAACCCTCTCGCATTCAGAGCACAATAACCACAGCATTTGCTGATGTGTTCGCCATGGTGTTGTTTGCGATCAGCTATTTTTGCTTGTGGAACGTCAGTAATTACCTCGTTAATGACGTTGCCTTAGCTTGGTTGTTCTTGCCCAGTGGCTTGAAACTGGCTGTCTACGCACTGAGTCATCGTCGTTTATGGTGGCGGTTCACCCTTGTCGAACTGGTTGGTGTGGTCGCTATTGGTTATGGTTTGAATGATTTTTCGCAAGGTGCTCTGCTGGCCTTGTTTGCTTTATTTGTTCATGCGGCCGCGATACCTTTTCGTGCAATCTGGCAAACGCTTGATGTTTATTGGAAAAAGCTACTTGCTTTGTGTTGTTTTGCATTTGGTTATGCGCTCATTTGCGGTTTAACCTTGGTCATGATGATCAAACCCATGGGCTTATCCATAGACTACGCGGTTGAAGGGGCTGTGACGGTGTTCACTGGGGGTATCTTATTGACGCCATTCTTTTACCTACTGTATGACTATTTGCACCGTCAAATTTGGCAACCATTAAGTCCCACTTTGGTTCATCAAGAAGTGGCATTGCGCACTTCTGGCTTGATTTGGTGCTTGGTTTTTTTCTCGGTCGGTTTGACGGCAGAGCTGACCTTATTAGATGAAATGAAGCCGCTGGCTTTGATTCTATTCTTGCTCCCCAATATCTTCATGGCATACCAATACGGCTGGCAAGGTGGGGTATTGGCGAGTGTCATGAACAGTATTTTGCTTGCCACGGCTAAGCAAGTCGCAGGCTCATTTGATACTGACCTAGAATTGCAGACGTTTATTGCTACGCAGGCCATCATTGGTTTGGGCTTAGGCATTGCGATCAGTCGTCAGCACTTATTGTCTCATCGCTTACAGCAAGTTAATTCCGATTTAGCCAAAGAACTCGACAACAAGCGCTTACTCGCAAGACAGTTGGTGCAAGTTGAAGAAGATATTCGCAAGTCTGTCGCGCGTGAGTTGCATGATGAAATAGGTCAGAACATTACAGCTATTCAAATTCAGGCCATGCTGGCTAAGCGGATTGCACCTAATGAACAGTGCGAGGTGATTGCCTCTACAACCAACGATCTTGCTATGCGTATCCACACTTCTACACGCCAACTCCTCACTCAATTGAGACCACAGGCGCTCGATGAAATGGGGCTAGAAAATGCCATCAGGCAATTAGTGGGAGAAATGAAATTCAAAGAAAGACACGTGGATTTTCAACTCAACTTTGGCGTCAACCCAGAGCGTTTAGACGATATAACCGCAGTGACCTTATACCGCGTGGTTCAAGAGCTTCTGAATAACGTTTGCAAGCATTCTCAAGCGACCCACGTACTTTTAACACTTATTCCGGGCGAACGTTTTAGCTTAGAAATCCGAGATAATGGCATCGGTATCCCTTCGAATTGGCGCTCGCTCGGTCAGGGGCTATCGGGTATAGAAGAGCGAGTCAGCGCCCTTGGTGGCCAGCTAGCGATAAGCTCTAATTCGGGGGGAGGCAACAAGATAAATGTTAACTTGCCCACAAAACACATCACCTCTTCATAA
- the uhpC gene encoding MFS transporter family glucose-6-phosphate receptor UhpC: protein MTFVSVPDQRQINESYRYWRIHLMAAMYLGYGVFYFTRKSLNFAMPEMLSELNMTTADFGVLGTLFYVIYGASKFLSGMVSDQTKPSYFMGLGLIATGMINIAFGLSSSLVMFAGLWALNAFFQGWGWPPCAKLLTSWYSRTERGFWWSIWNTCHNLSGALIPISIGFAAITWGWRFGFILPGTLAIIVGVILCFRLKDKPVSMGLPTVGEWRNDELEKQHEAEGRGLPFRQILRTYVLGNKYIWLLCSSYLLVYVVRIAINDWGNLYLIQKHGYQLLSANTAVSMFEVGGFLGSLFGGWGSDRFFHGNRAPMNLIFALGIFVSVAGLWLTPLDNVVVLSGCFFAIGFFIFGPQMMIGMAAAECSHKDAAGTATGFVGLFAYLGAALAGYPMALIIENYSWEGFFAVITLCAAMIGLLILPFVKAQQRTRVAVS, encoded by the coding sequence ATGACTTTTGTATCCGTACCTGACCAACGTCAGATAAACGAAAGTTACCGATATTGGCGAATCCATTTAATGGCAGCGATGTACCTTGGCTACGGGGTTTTCTATTTCACCCGCAAGAGCCTTAATTTCGCAATGCCAGAAATGTTAAGCGAGCTCAATATGACCACCGCAGATTTTGGTGTGTTAGGGACGCTTTTCTACGTGATATACGGTGCTTCAAAATTTCTGTCTGGCATGGTCAGCGACCAAACGAAACCGAGTTATTTCATGGGCTTGGGCTTAATTGCCACGGGCATGATTAATATCGCCTTCGGTTTGAGTTCATCCTTAGTGATGTTCGCTGGTTTGTGGGCGTTAAATGCATTTTTTCAAGGATGGGGATGGCCACCTTGTGCAAAGCTTCTGACCAGTTGGTATTCGCGTACCGAGCGTGGTTTCTGGTGGTCAATATGGAATACCTGCCACAACTTAAGTGGCGCGTTGATACCCATATCCATCGGTTTTGCAGCGATAACTTGGGGCTGGCGATTTGGATTTATTCTGCCGGGCACCTTGGCAATTATTGTCGGCGTTATTCTTTGTTTTCGCCTGAAAGATAAACCCGTTTCCATGGGCTTACCCACGGTCGGTGAGTGGCGTAATGATGAATTGGAAAAACAGCACGAAGCAGAAGGTCGAGGACTGCCGTTTCGCCAGATATTGAGAACGTATGTATTGGGAAATAAGTACATCTGGTTGCTTTGTAGCTCTTACTTACTCGTGTATGTGGTGCGTATTGCCATTAATGACTGGGGCAACCTGTATCTGATTCAAAAGCATGGTTATCAGTTGCTTAGTGCGAATACTGCGGTGTCGATGTTTGAAGTGGGTGGCTTTTTAGGCTCTTTGTTTGGAGGCTGGGGCTCAGACCGATTCTTCCATGGCAACCGTGCACCAATGAATTTGATTTTTGCGTTAGGGATTTTTGTTTCTGTGGCCGGACTATGGCTGACACCGCTTGACAATGTTGTCGTGCTATCTGGGTGTTTCTTTGCCATTGGTTTCTTCATATTCGGGCCACAAATGATGATAGGAATGGCCGCTGCTGAGTGTTCGCACAAAGACGCAGCGGGCACAGCGACAGGGTTTGTCGGGTTGTTTGCCTACTTGGGCGCAGCACTTGCCGGTTATCCCATGGCGCTGATTATAGAAAACTACAGCTGGGAAGGATTCTTCGCCGTTATTACGCTCTGTGCAGCGATGATCGGATTGTTGATATTACCTTTCGTCAAAGCTCAGCAGCGAACGAGGGTCGCAGTGTCGTAA
- a CDS encoding response regulator has product MISVSLVDDHIMVRSGFAQLLSVESDISVHSEFDNARDAFRVLSASNVDVAVIDISMPDESGLVLLEKLRGKNPNFRAIILSIYDSASFVSKAIEAGAFGYLSKRCGPGELVTAIRKVASGNHYLCADALVNLSNASTKTSVLDDLTKRERQVFDHLIQGLDVKEIGTALCISHKTIHVHRANILNKLELSNNVDLIRFALHHQLLSDEQV; this is encoded by the coding sequence ATGATTTCAGTTTCTCTGGTCGACGACCATATTATGGTTCGTTCTGGTTTTGCTCAGCTCTTGTCTGTTGAGTCCGATATTAGCGTCCACAGTGAATTTGATAATGCACGCGATGCATTTCGAGTATTGTCTGCTTCTAATGTGGATGTGGCGGTTATCGACATTTCTATGCCTGACGAAAGTGGGCTGGTATTGCTTGAAAAACTCCGAGGTAAGAACCCGAATTTTAGAGCCATCATATTAAGCATTTACGACTCAGCGTCTTTCGTAAGTAAAGCAATAGAAGCGGGCGCGTTTGGCTATCTATCAAAGCGTTGTGGCCCTGGTGAGCTTGTTACGGCGATCAGAAAGGTCGCATCAGGTAATCACTACTTATGTGCCGATGCACTCGTGAACTTGAGTAATGCCTCTACCAAAACATCGGTATTAGATGATCTCACTAAACGTGAGCGACAAGTGTTTGACCACCTTATTCAGGGCTTGGATGTGAAAGAGATCGGCACGGCTTTGTGCATCAGCCACAAAACGATTCATGTTCACCGTGCCAATATACTCAACAAACTTGAGCTGTCTAATAATGTCGATCTTATCCGATTTGCTTTGCACCACCAGTTGCTTAGTGATGAGCAGGTATGA